A window of Mytilus edulis chromosome 10, xbMytEdul2.2, whole genome shotgun sequence contains these coding sequences:
- the LOC139492984 gene encoding uncharacterized protein: MVKAPVTSLMKLKKKTDYLEKDFDKIKEDYLRLDTSRCRIAEDLIKVERENNDMKTKLTDIQCRAMKYNLIFTGLLEHRDENIEDKLRSFLYHEMKIDQRIEFSNVHRFGRRSKNDKRPIVATFLYFSDLEMARKAGKHLKGSDYGVNEQFPPEIEQRRRRLYPIMKEERRKRAKVELNRDKL; this comes from the coding sequence ATGGTCAAGGCACCAGTAACATCtttgatgaagttaaaaaaaaagacagactaCTTAGAAAAggattttgacaaaataaaagagGACTACCTGAGATTAGATACCAGTAGATGTAGAATAGCTGAAGATCTCATCAAAGTAGAAAGAGAAAATAATGACATGAAAACGAAACTTACCGACATTCAATGTCGAGCTATGAAATACAACCTGATTTTCACAGGGTTGTTGGAACATAGAGACGAAAATATAGAAGACAAACTACGAAGTTTCCTATACCATGAGATGAAAATTGATCAGCGTATTGAATTCAGTAACGTGCATCGTTTTGGGAGGAGATCGAAAAATGATAAAAGACCCATTGTTGCCACGTTTCTATATTTCTCCGACTTAGAAATGGCGAGGAAAGCAGGAAAACACTTGAAAGGATCGGATTACGGTGTCAATGAACAATTTCCACCTGAAATAGAACAAAGACGGAGACGTTTATATCCGATTATGAAAGAGGAGAGAAGAAAAAGAGCAAAGGTTGAGCTTAACCGAGATAAGTTATAA
- the LOC139492985 gene encoding uncharacterized protein: MTRDFMDVKLKGIVKKLERILKYVGSEGIFNDKREDSVIKHLVQNWVRVIYQGKKNCTMCKVQGHAIGYCSDCEGFIDEICMLFHEKIKLYGNHTVDDYRLVPSKFCNEHRNLKMNLYCANCCDLICSQCVEEHRKQGHNIDPANDLFLVLNSIHKTKSIIEEIVVHLPDSNSDEQAALKALIASIDSTFGIVSDYATVGEISLPGVMNTAMEKTSSEKIATMKETKTSPFRTISFGAILEELTTIHGNLQTYLITNRELLETNARTEGETCPKVAGNGTEYQPKNNQHVMLVPCSGETFVTCQGQEEPILSESFGPITMAHLSFQTSDLFPSLQHPQGSEHVEKTPEQELAALQGDLDNQINLDSFENLHPPQ; the protein is encoded by the exons ATGACCCGAGACTTTATGGATGTTA AATTAAAAGGAATAGTCAAGAAGTTGGAGAGAATACTTAAATATGTGGGATCTGAAGGAATATTTAATGATAAAAGAGAAGATTCTGTTATCAAGCATTTGGTGCAGAATTGGGTTCGTGTAATATATCAGGGAAAAAAGAACTGTACGATGTGCAAGGTCCAGGGTCATGCAATTGGATACTGCTCTGATTGTGAAGGATTTATAGATGAAATATGCATGCTGTTTCATGAGAAGATAAAACTATATGGGAATCATACGGTCGACGACTATAGATTGGTTCCTTCTAAATTTTGCAATGAACATAGGAACCTAAAGATGAACTTGTATTGTGCCAATTGCTGTGATTTAATATGTTCGCAATGTGTAGAGGAACATAGAAAACAAGGCCATAATATAGATCCTGCTAACGATTTATTTCTGGTCCTCAACTCAATTCACAAAACAAAGTCTATCATAGAGGAAATTGTGGTCCATTTACCAGATTCGAATTCAGATGAACAGGCAGCATTAAAAGCCTTAATTGCTTCCATTGATTCTACATTTGGTATAGTTAGTGATTATGCAACAGTTGGGGAAATTTCACTCCCCGGTGTAATGAACACGGCAATGGAAAAAACATCATCAGAAAAAATTGCCACCATGAAAGAA ACCAAAACTAGCCCTTTCCGGACCATCTCCTTTGGTGCTATACTAGAAGAACTTACAACCATACACGGAAATCTTCAAACTTATTTGATAACCAACAGAGAGTTGCTTGAAACAAATGCAAGAACAGAAG GCGAAACATGTCCAAAAGTAGCAGGTAATGGAACAGAATATCAGCCAAAGAACAACCAACATGTAATGCTTGTTCCATGTAGTGGAGAAACCTTTGT aacCTGTCAAGGACAAGAAGAACCCATTCTAAGTGAATCTTTTGGTCCAATAACTATGGCACATTTGAGTTTTCAGACCAGTGACCTTTTCCCAAGTCTACAGCAC CCTCAGGGCAGTGAACATGTTGAAAAAACTCCAGAACAAGAATTAGCTGCTTTACAAGGAGACTTGGATAATCAAATTAACTTGGACAGCTTTGAAAATTTGCATCCACCCCAGTGA